One Desulfobacterales bacterium genomic region harbors:
- a CDS encoding ketoacyl-ACP synthase III encodes MTRSMIIGTGSCLPERVMTNADLEKMVDTSDSWITSRTGIRTRRIAGAGEETSRLGTAAAREALAMAGVSAAELGLIIVCSITPDLVMPSCACLVQKELGALNAFAFDLNAACSGFVYGLDVADKYIRADPEIKILVIGAENLSARVNWQDRSTCVLFGDGAGAAVLSGTDQDRGLLASRLYSDGRLWKLLSLGGAPSRNPDLDIIGNHEAVIKMAGPDVFKNAVRSMESAVRRLLDDQDVDIGAIRMLIPHQANIRILKSLAERLELPFDKVYTTIQKYGNTSAASVPVALDEANRGGALHRDDLLLFAVFGGGFTWGAALVRW; translated from the coding sequence ATGACCAGGTCGATGATCATCGGCACCGGCTCCTGCCTGCCGGAGCGGGTTATGACCAATGCTGACCTGGAAAAGATGGTCGACACCTCGGACAGCTGGATCACCAGCCGGACCGGGATCAGGACCAGGCGGATAGCCGGGGCCGGGGAGGAAACCTCGCGGCTGGGCACGGCGGCGGCCCGGGAGGCCCTGGCCATGGCCGGGGTGTCGGCCGCGGAACTGGGGTTGATTATCGTCTGTTCCATTACCCCGGATCTGGTCATGCCATCCTGCGCCTGCCTGGTCCAGAAAGAACTGGGTGCATTGAACGCCTTTGCCTTTGATCTCAATGCCGCCTGTTCCGGGTTTGTTTACGGCCTGGATGTGGCGGACAAATATATCCGGGCCGACCCGGAGATCAAGATACTGGTGATCGGCGCTGAGAATCTCTCGGCCCGGGTCAACTGGCAGGACCGCTCCACCTGCGTGCTGTTCGGTGACGGCGCCGGCGCCGCGGTGCTCAGCGGAACCGACCAGGACCGGGGGCTGCTGGCAAGCCGGCTTTACAGCGACGGCCGGTTGTGGAAGCTGCTCAGCCTGGGCGGGGCGCCGAGCCGGAACCCGGATCTTGACATCATCGGCAACCATGAGGCTGTGATCAAAATGGCCGGGCCGGATGTTTTCAAGAACGCGGTGCGGTCAATGGAGAGTGCGGTGCGGCGGCTTCTCGACGATCAGGATGTGGACATCGGCGCGATCAGGATGCTGATCCCGCACCAGGCCAACATTCGTATCCTCAAGAGTTTGGCCGAACGGCTGGAGCTGCCCTTTGACAAGGTGTATACCACCATTCAAAAGTATGGCAATACCTCGGCGGCCAGTGTGCCGGTGGCCCTGGATGAGGCCAACCGGGGCGGGGCCCTGCACCGGGACGATCTGCTGCTGTTCGCGGTGTTTGGCGGCGGATTTACCTGGGGAGCGGCCCTGGTCCGCTGGTAG
- a CDS encoding FAD-binding protein, translating to MLYVDVDACIGCGICEDECSFGAITVVNGIAQVGDNCNLCGACVDSCEAEALTIERQEAGEEVDLSDWSGVLVFAEFRNNRMAPVALELLGIGRQLADQRNVSLSAVLLGTDLGENGRLLVAHGADLVFQVDDPGLAHFTDEAYANILEDLIRAHRPEIVLAGATAIGRSFIPRVASGLGAGLTADCTQLAIRDEDGALLQTRPAFGGNVMATIVCPRTRPQMATVRPRVMKPIPADSARAGEIINYTPEPERLRSRTRVLRSVVEELDQVNIGEADVIVAGGRGLENEKGFALIRELADVLGGAVAASRAAVDSGWVSYPHQVGQTGKTVCPKVYIACGISGAIQHLVGMQSAEVIVAINKDPEAPIFNVATYGIVGDVFEVVPQLIRKFEQRA from the coding sequence ATGCTGTACGTTGATGTCGATGCCTGCATAGGCTGCGGAATCTGCGAGGATGAATGTTCCTTTGGCGCGATTACGGTTGTGAACGGGATCGCCCAAGTCGGCGACAACTGCAATCTCTGCGGGGCCTGCGTTGACAGCTGCGAGGCGGAAGCGCTGACCATTGAGCGCCAGGAGGCCGGTGAAGAGGTCGACTTGAGCGATTGGTCCGGGGTGCTGGTCTTTGCCGAATTCCGCAACAACCGGATGGCCCCGGTGGCCCTGGAGTTGCTCGGCATCGGCCGGCAGCTTGCCGATCAGCGCAATGTTTCCCTGTCCGCGGTGCTGCTCGGCACTGATCTGGGTGAGAACGGTCGATTATTGGTGGCCCATGGTGCTGATCTGGTCTTTCAGGTGGATGATCCGGGCCTGGCCCATTTTACCGACGAGGCCTATGCCAACATTCTGGAAGACCTCATTCGTGCGCACCGTCCCGAGATCGTTCTGGCCGGGGCCACGGCCATCGGCCGTTCCTTTATCCCCCGGGTGGCTTCCGGTCTTGGGGCCGGGCTTACCGCTGATTGCACCCAACTGGCCATCCGCGACGAGGACGGGGCCCTGCTGCAGACCCGGCCGGCATTCGGCGGCAATGTGATGGCCACCATTGTCTGCCCCCGCACCCGGCCGCAGATGGCCACGGTACGGCCCCGGGTGATGAAGCCCATCCCCGCGGATTCGGCGCGGGCCGGCGAGATCATCAATTATACTCCGGAGCCCGAACGGCTCCGGTCGCGGACCCGGGTGCTTCGCTCGGTGGTGGAGGAACTGGACCAGGTGAATATCGGCGAGGCCGACGTGATCGTGGCCGGTGGCCGCGGCCTGGAAAACGAAAAGGGATTTGCCCTGATCCGGGAGTTGGCCGATGTACTTGGCGGCGCGGTGGCGGCCTCGCGGGCCGCAGTGGATTCCGGCTGGGTTTCCTACCCCCACCAGGTGGGTCAGACCGGCAAGACGGTCTGCCCCAAGGTATATATCGCCTGCGGTATATCCGGCGCCATCCAGCACCTGGTGGGGATGCAGTCCGCCGAGGTGATCGTGGCGATCAACAAGGATCCCGAGGCGCCTATTTTCAATGTGGCCACCTACGGCATTGTCGGCGATGTCTTTGAGGTGGTGCCGCAACTTATCCGCAAATTCGAACAGAGGGCCTAG
- a CDS encoding electron transfer flavoprotein subunit beta/FixA family protein has translation MKIVVCVKQVPDAKDVRLDPKTNTLAREGVQSIMNPYDRHALEEAVRLKEQHGGTVVALSMGPPQAAEMLRDAVACGADQAVLVSDRAFAGADTWATTYTLARAIDTIGGCDLIICGKQAIDGDTAQVGPGLAWRLDIPYVTYVRKVSGCGDGCLTVERLMDDGYDEVELPLPGLLTVIKEINEPRVPSLKGKMRARKMEIAMLDAAAIGADPRCIGLAGSPTQVVRVFAPELSGERTMLSGTVAEQVEQLYEKLEAMV, from the coding sequence ATGAAGATAGTCGTATGCGTCAAACAGGTCCCGGACGCCAAGGATGTCCGGTTGGACCCCAAGACCAACACCCTGGCCCGGGAGGGGGTGCAGAGCATCATGAACCCCTATGACCGGCATGCCCTGGAAGAGGCGGTTCGCCTGAAGGAGCAGCACGGCGGCACGGTGGTGGCGCTGAGCATGGGGCCGCCCCAGGCAGCGGAGATGCTGCGCGACGCAGTGGCCTGCGGGGCCGATCAGGCGGTGCTGGTCTCGGACCGGGCCTTTGCCGGCGCCGATACCTGGGCCACCACCTATACCCTGGCCCGGGCCATTGATACCATCGGCGGCTGTGATCTGATCATCTGCGGCAAGCAGGCCATTGACGGTGATACCGCCCAGGTGGGTCCCGGGCTGGCCTGGCGGCTGGATATCCCCTATGTCACCTATGTCCGCAAGGTGTCTGGTTGCGGGGACGGATGTCTCACCGTGGAGCGGCTGATGGATGACGGCTATGACGAGGTCGAACTGCCCCTGCCCGGTCTGCTTACCGTGATCAAGGAGATCAACGAACCGCGGGTGCCCTCGCTCAAAGGCAAGATGCGGGCCAGAAAGATGGAGATTGCCATGCTCGACGCCGCGGCCATCGGCGCTGATCCCCGCTGTATCGGACTGGCCGGCTCGCCCACCCAGGTGGTCCGGGTCTTTGCCCCGGAGCTGAGCGGGGAGCGCACCATGTTGTCCGGGACCGTGGCTGAGCAGGTTGAGCAGTTGTATGAAAAACTGGAGGCCATGGTTTAA
- the rpmF gene encoding 50S ribosomal protein L32, producing the protein MALPKRRHSHSRTRKRRSHDALTPVSYSACSACGEPKLPHRLCAGCGTYKGRTVIKLDDELS; encoded by the coding sequence GTGGCCTTACCAAAACGCAGACATTCACATTCCCGGACCCGGAAACGCAGGTCCCATGATGCACTGACCCCGGTCTCTTATTCTGCTTGCTCCGCATGCGGTGAGCCTAAACTGCCCCATCGGCTGTGTGCCGGTTGCGGCACCTATAAGGGACGGACGGTTATAAAACTGGACGATGAGTTAAGCTAG
- a CDS encoding acyl-CoA dehydrogenase family protein, whose translation MDYFLTEEQQMIVDICRQITDEKIIPQRAELDEKDEFPTEILAAIARADLFGLFIPEEYGGFAGGCFENVLALEQLGRGCVGVATAFAASALGAYPIYVAGSEELKQKYLPSVASGSTRAAFALTEANAGSDASGIQTTAVPDGDEWVLNGTKQWITNAGEAQIYTVIAMTDRSKGPRGASMFVVEDTDPGFSYGAKEKKLGIRASSTRELIFRDCRIPKDRLVGRVGMGFITVMKTLDLSRPGIAALGVGLGQAALDEAVTYAKQRVQFGKPIISFQAVQHLLADMAIQVEASRALVYAAAKHIDAHPRDMTKASSMCKVMATDMAMKVTVDAVQVLAGYGYMRDYPVEKMMRDAKILQIYEGTNQIQRNVIGQELNKEYNR comes from the coding sequence GTGGATTATTTTTTGACCGAAGAACAGCAGATGATCGTGGATATCTGTCGCCAGATCACCGATGAAAAGATTATCCCGCAACGGGCCGAACTCGATGAAAAGGACGAGTTTCCCACCGAGATCCTCGCGGCCATTGCCCGGGCTGATCTGTTCGGCCTTTTTATCCCCGAGGAGTACGGCGGTTTTGCCGGCGGCTGTTTTGAAAACGTCCTCGCCCTGGAACAACTGGGCCGGGGCTGCGTCGGGGTGGCCACCGCCTTTGCGGCCAGCGCCCTGGGCGCCTATCCGATTTACGTTGCCGGCAGCGAGGAGCTGAAACAGAAGTATCTGCCCAGTGTGGCCAGCGGCAGCACGCGGGCGGCCTTTGCCCTGACCGAGGCCAATGCCGGCAGCGACGCCTCCGGGATCCAGACCACTGCCGTGCCTGACGGCGACGAATGGGTGCTGAACGGCACCAAGCAGTGGATCACCAATGCGGGCGAGGCCCAGATCTACACGGTTATTGCCATGACCGACCGGTCCAAGGGGCCGCGCGGCGCCAGCATGTTCGTGGTCGAGGATACTGATCCCGGGTTTTCATACGGGGCCAAGGAAAAAAAACTGGGCATCCGCGCTTCCTCGACCCGGGAGCTGATCTTCAGGGATTGCCGGATTCCCAAGGACCGGCTGGTGGGCCGGGTCGGCATGGGGTTTATCACCGTGATGAAGACCCTTGATCTCTCCCGGCCCGGGATTGCCGCTTTGGGTGTCGGTCTGGGCCAGGCGGCCCTGGACGAGGCGGTTACCTACGCCAAGCAGCGGGTCCAGTTCGGCAAACCGATTATCTCGTTCCAGGCGGTGCAGCATTTGCTGGCCGACATGGCCATCCAGGTCGAGGCCTCCCGGGCCTTGGTCTATGCCGCGGCCAAGCATATCGACGCCCATCCCAGGGATATGACCAAGGCCTCTTCAATGTGCAAGGTGATGGCCACTGACATGGCGATGAAGGTGACCGTTGATGCGGTCCAGGTGCTGGCCGGATACGGTTACATGCGGGATTACCCGGTGGAGAAGATGATGCGCGATGCCAAGATCCTGCAGATCTACGAGGGGACCAATCAGATCCAGCGGAATGTCATTGGCCAGGAACTGAATAAGGAGTATAACAGGTAG
- the plsX gene encoding phosphate acyltransferase PlsX, translated as MTVRIALDVMGGDRGPAELVAGAVQAVDELDLRVTLLGDEKLISQALPGRATRDSLIDVVHTSQIISMDESPFEAVRRKKDASIVVAFGLLKSYRVDAVVSAGHSGATMAAAMRGLGRLKNISRPGIASIFPTLKKPVVMMDVGANVDCRPQHLFQFGIMGAAFSQVLFGNRRPKVALLSIGEEGGKGNTLVKQAHELFSRSSLNYIGNVEGRDTFLGNTDVIVCDGFVGNACLKVSEGLAEVVIAMLREEIGKSFSAKLGYLLARRAFTNFQKRVDYAEYGGAPLLGLKGIGIVCHGRSNARAIKNAIRVAAEMARNKVNDHIIQLLAETGHGQAATGETPGPRPGPGGTS; from the coding sequence ATGACGGTGCGGATAGCCCTGGATGTTATGGGGGGTGACCGGGGCCCCGCGGAATTGGTTGCCGGTGCCGTGCAGGCTGTCGATGAACTGGACCTGCGCGTCACCCTGCTGGGCGACGAGAAACTTATCTCCCAGGCATTACCGGGTCGCGCAACGCGCGACTCCCTGATTGACGTTGTTCATACCTCACAAATCATTTCCATGGACGAGTCCCCCTTTGAGGCGGTACGCCGGAAGAAGGACGCGTCCATTGTCGTGGCCTTTGGCCTGCTGAAAAGTTACCGGGTGGACGCGGTGGTGAGCGCCGGTCATTCCGGGGCCACCATGGCCGCGGCCATGCGCGGACTCGGCCGGTTGAAGAATATCTCGCGGCCGGGCATTGCCAGTATCTTCCCAACACTGAAAAAGCCGGTGGTGATGATGGATGTGGGGGCCAATGTTGATTGCCGGCCCCAGCATCTTTTTCAATTCGGGATTATGGGGGCTGCTTTTTCCCAGGTGTTGTTTGGCAACCGCAGGCCAAAGGTCGCTTTGCTCAGTATCGGCGAGGAGGGCGGCAAGGGCAATACCCTGGTCAAGCAGGCCCATGAGCTGTTTTCGCGCAGTTCGCTCAACTACATCGGCAACGTCGAGGGCCGGGATACCTTTCTCGGCAATACCGACGTGATTGTCTGCGACGGGTTTGTCGGCAATGCCTGCCTCAAGGTCAGCGAGGGGCTGGCCGAGGTGGTCATCGCCATGTTGCGGGAAGAGATCGGCAAGAGTTTCAGCGCCAAGCTGGGCTATCTTCTGGCCAGGCGCGCCTTTACCAATTTCCAGAAACGGGTTGATTATGCCGAATATGGCGGGGCCCCGCTTCTGGGGCTGAAGGGCATCGGCATTGTCTGTCATGGCCGCTCCAACGCCAGGGCCATCAAAAACGCGATCAGGGTTGCAGCGGAAATGGCGAGGAACAAGGTAAACGATCATATCATCCAGCTGCTGGCCGAGACCGGCCACGGCCAGGCCGCAACCGGCGAGACTCCGGGACCACGGCCCGGCCCGGGGGGTACGTCATGA